The DNA sequence CTGCTGGTAGCGGGTGCTGCTCCTGGGCGCTGCTgctggtagcgggtgtgggtgctGCTGCTAGGTGCTGCTGGTAGCGGGCGCTGCTGGTAGCGGGTGATGCTGCTGGCGGGTGCTGTTGCTGGTAGCGGGCTCTGTTGCTGGGTGCTGCTGGTAGCGGGTGCTGTTGCTGGGTGTTGCTTGTAGCGGGTGCTGTTGCTGGGTGCTGCTGGTAGCGGGTGCTGCTGGTAGCGGGTGCTGTTGCTGGTAGCGGGCGGTGCTGGGTGGGGTGCTGCTGCTGGCGGGTGCTGTTGCTGGTAGCCGGTGCTGCTGGGTGCTGCTGGTAGCGGGTGCTGTTGCTGGTAGCGGGTGCTGTTGCTGGTAGCGGGTGCTGCTGGTAGCGGGTGCTGTTGCTGGTAGCGGGTGCTGTTGCTGGTAGCGGGCGCTGCTGGCGGGCACTGCTGGCGGGTGCTGTCGCTGGCGGGTGCTGTTGCTGGTAGCGGGCGGTGCTGGGTGCGGGTGCTGCTGGCGGGCGCTGCTGCTGGTAGCGGGTGCTGTTGCTGGTAGCGGGTGGTGCTAGGGTGCTGTTGCTGGTAGCGGGCGGTGCTGCTGGCGGGTGCTGCTGCTGGTAGCGGGTGCTGCTGCTGGTAGTGGGTGCTGTTGCTGGTAGCGGGCGGTGCTGGGTGGGGGGGTCTGCTGCTGGTAGCGGGTGCTGTTGCTGGTAGCGGGCGGTGCTGCTGGCGGGTGCTGCTGCTGGTAGCGGGTGCTGTTGCTGGTAGCGGGTGGTGCTAGGGTGCGGGTGCTGCTGGCGGGTGCTGTTGCTGGTAGCGGGCGGTGCTAGGGTGCGGGTGCTGCTGCTGGGTGCTGTTGCTGGTAGCAGGTGCTGTTGCTGGTAGCGGGTGCTGCTGCTGGTAGCGGGTGCTGTTGCTGGTAGCGGGTGGTGCTGCTGGGTGCTGCTGGTAGCGGGTGGTGCTGCTGGTAGCGGGTGGTGCTGCTGGTAGCGGGTGGTGCTGCTGGTAGCGGGTGGTGCTGCTGGTAGCGGGTGGTGCTGCTGGTAGCGGGTGCTGCTGGGTGCTGCTGGTAGCGGGCGGTGCTAGGGTGCGGGTGCTGCTGCTGGGTGCTGTTGCTGGTAGCGGGTGCTGTTGCTGGTAGCGGGTGCTGCTGCTGGTAGCGGGTGCTGCTGCTGGTAGCGGGTGGTGCTGCTGGGTGCTGCTGGTAGCGGGTGCTGCTGGGTGCTGCTGGGTGCTGCTGGTAGCGGGTGCTGCTGGTAGCGGGTGGTGCTGCTGGGTGCTGCTGGTAGCGGGTGGTGCTGCTGGGTGCTGCTGGTAGCGGGTGGTGCTGCTGGGTGCTGCTGGTAGCGGGTGGTGCTGCTGGTAGCGGGTGGTGCTGCTGGGTGCTGCTGGTAGCGGGTGCTGTTGCTGGTAGCAGGTGGTGCTGCTGGGTGCTGCTGGTAGCGGGTGGTGCTGCTGGGTGCTGCTGGTAGCGGGTGGTGCTGCTGGGTGTTGCTGGTAGCGGGTGGTGCGGGTGGTGCTGCTGGGTGCTGCTGGTAGCGGGTGGTGCTGCTGGGTGCTGCTGGTAGCGGGTGCTGTTGCTGGTAGCGGGTGGTGCTGCTGGGTGCTGCTGGTAGCGGGTGGTGCTGCTGGGTGCTGCTGGTAGCGGGTGCTGTTGCTGGTAGCGGGTGGTGCTGCTGGGTGCTGCTGGTAGCGGGTGCTGTTGCTGGTAGCGGGTGGTGCTGCTGGGTGCTGCTGGTAGCGGGTGGTGCTGCTGGGTGCTGCTGGTAGCGGGTGCTGTTGCTGGTAGCGGGTGGTGCTGCTGGTAGCGGGTGCTGTTGCTGGTAGCGGGTGCTGTTGCTGGTAGCGGGTGCTGCTGCTGGTAGCGGGTGCTGTTGCTGGTAGCGGGTGGTGCTGCTGGGTGCTGCTGGTAGCGGGTGCTGCTGCTGGTAGCGGGTGCTGTTGCTGGTAGCGGGTGGTGCTGCTGGGTGCTGCTGGTAGCGGGTGGTGCTGCTGGGTGCTGCTGGTAGCGGGTGCTGCTGCTGGCCAGACAGGAGCTCCCTTATAAAAGATAATTACTTCCGAGAATGGAACTGAAGGTTTCAGTAACGGGGAATCCACAATAATTACCCAGAACAGGAACAACAAGCTGTGTGTCTgtactgtgtgtactgtgtgtgtgtgtgtgtgtgtgtctgtactgtgtgtgtgtctgtactgtgtgtgtgtgtgtgtgtgtgtgtgtgtgtgtgtgtgtgtgtgtgtgtgtgtgtgtgtctgtactgtgtgtgtgtgtgtgtgtgtgtgtgtgtgtgtgtgtgtgtgtgtgtgtgtgtctgtactgtgtgtgtgtctgtactgtgtgtgtgtgtgtgtgtgtctgtactgtgtgtgtgtctgtactgtgtgtgtgtctgtactgtgtgtgtgtgtctgtactgtgtgtgtgtctgtactgtatgtactgtgtgtgtgtctgtactgtgtgtgtgtgtgtgtgtgtgtgtgtgtgtgtgtgtgtgtctttactgtttgtgtgtgtctgtagtgtgtgtgtgtgtgtgtgtgtgtgtgtgtgtgtgtgtgtgtgtgtgtgtgtgtgtgtgtgtgtgtgtgtgtgtgtactgtttgtgtgtgtgtgtgtgtactgtttgtgtgtgtgtgtgtgtactgtttgtgtgtgtgtactgtgtgtgtgtgtgtgtgtgtgtgtttgtgtgtctgtactgtatttactgtgtgtctgtgtgtgtctgtgtgagtgtgtctgtgtctgtgtgtgtgtctgtactgtttgtttgtgtgtgtgtgtactgtatttactgtgtgtgtgtgtgtgtgtgtgtgtgtgtgtgtgtgtgtgtgtgtgtgtgtgtgtgtgtgtgtgtgtgtgtgtgtgtgtgtctgtgtgtctgtgtgtctgtgtgctgtatgtactgtatgtactgtatgtactgtgtgtctgtgtgtctgtgtgtctgtgtgtctgtgtgtctgtgtgtctgtgtgtctgtgtgtctgtgtgtctgtgtgtctgtgtgtctgtgtgtctgtgtgtctgtgtgtctgtgtgtctgtgtgtctgtgtgtctgtgtgctgtgtgtctgtgtgtctgtgtgtctgtgtgtctgtgtgtctgtgtgtctgtgtgtctgtgtgtctgtgtgtctgtgtgtctgtgtgtcgtatgtactgtgtgtgtgtgtgtgtgtgtgtgtctgtactgtatgtactgtgtgtgtgtctgtgtgtacagaCTGAGCATGCCGTGTGCCTCCTCTCGCCCCGTGACACAGGTGACTGCTCGGTGTCTCTGCCGCCCGCGGGTTACATCCCTAGTTACCTGGACAAAGATGAGCCGTGCGTGGTATGCAGCGACAAGGCCACGGGCTACCACTACCGCTGCATCACCTGCGAGGGCTGCAAGGTGCGTGCGCGGGAGACAGGGGGCGCTgcttcccgggggggggggggggtgcagcgacAAGGCCACGGGGTACCACTACCGCTGCATCACCTGCGAGGGCTGCAAGGTGCGTgcgcgggagggagggggcgctgcttcccgggggggggggggtgcagcgacAAGGCCACGGGGTACCACTACCGCTGCATCACCTGCGAGGGCTGCAAGGTGCGTGCGGGGGAGACAGGGGGCGCTgcttcccggggggggggggggggggggtgcagtgacaAGGCCACGGGGTACCACTACCGCTGCATCACCTGCGAGGGCTGCAAGGTGCGTGCGCGGGAGACAGGGGGCGCTgcttccccggggggggggggggggggtgcagcgacAAGGCCACGGGGTACCACTACCGCTGCATCACCTGCGAGGGCTGCAAGGTGTGTgcgcgggagggagggggcgctgcttccccggggggggggggggtgcagcgacAAGGCCACGGGGTACCACTACCGCTGCATCACCTGCGAGGGCTGCAAGGTGTGTgcgcgggagggagggggcgctgcttccccgggggggggggggggcagcgacaAGGCCACGGGGTACCACTACCGCTGCATCACCTGCGAGGGCTGCAAGGTGCGTGCGCGGGAGACAGGGGGCGCTgcttcccggggggggggggtgcagcgacAAGGCCACGGGCTACCACTACCGCTGCATCACCTGCGAGGGCTGCAAGGTGCGTGCGCGGGAGACAGGGGGCGCTgcttcccgggggggggggggggtgcagcgacAAGGCCACGGGGTACCACTACCGCTGCATCACCTGCGAGGGCTGCAAGGTGCGTgcgcgggagggagggggcgctgcttccccgggggggggggagggggcgctgcttcccgggggggggaggtgcagcGACAAGGC is a window from the Ascaphus truei isolate aAscTru1 unplaced genomic scaffold, aAscTru1.hap1 HAP1_SCAFFOLD_1914, whole genome shotgun sequence genome containing:
- the LOC142477070 gene encoding thyroid hormone receptor alpha-B-like, whose translation is MDQDLSGLDCLSEPDEKRWPDGKRKRKNSQCLGKGGMSGDCSVSLPPAGYIPSYLDKDEPCVVCSDKATGYHYRCITCEGCK